In Deltaproteobacteria bacterium, the following proteins share a genomic window:
- a CDS encoding DUF2799 domain-containing protein, with amino-acid sequence MLLILLSLAGCESLKRAFDGDGLASIKRIRNPAVSGDPCGHADWFEVGRVDGLSGIEINHSAYLGRCEARGTKVDRELYDAGWQRGLLEYCTPERGFDAGRSGQEYQGICPSHVEDAFLKRFKTGAKIAALERKNTEIESQVDAKLRQMESLGRAPSEPPPSVLSDALKNSDNGALQSWPKSAIQKELQALRDLRARNDLEIKELESTSN; translated from the coding sequence GTGCTTCTGATTCTTCTTTCTTTGGCCGGTTGCGAAAGCCTTAAGCGTGCCTTTGACGGAGACGGACTTGCATCAATCAAGAGAATTAGAAACCCGGCCGTGTCCGGGGACCCGTGTGGCCACGCAGACTGGTTTGAAGTTGGTCGAGTCGACGGTCTTAGCGGCATCGAAATAAATCACAGTGCTTACCTTGGCCGGTGCGAAGCCCGCGGGACAAAGGTTGATCGAGAGCTCTACGACGCCGGTTGGCAGCGCGGACTTTTAGAATACTGCACGCCCGAGCGAGGTTTTGATGCGGGAAGATCGGGTCAAGAGTATCAAGGTATCTGCCCTTCTCATGTCGAAGACGCTTTTCTTAAACGCTTCAAAACCGGCGCTAAAATCGCGGCGCTCGAAAGGAAAAATACGGAAATCGAAAGTCAGGTGGATGCAAAACTGCGTCAAATGGAATCGCTTGGGCGCGCTCCCTCAGAACCCCCACCATCAGTACTTTCGGATGCTCTAAAGAACAGCGATAACGGAGCACTTCAGTCATGGCCGAAGTCTGCCATTCAAAAAGAATTGCAAGCACTTCGCGATCTTCGTGCGCGTAATGATCTCGAGATCAAAGAACTCGAGTCGACTTCAAACTAG
- a CDS encoding NAD-dependent epimerase/dehydratase family protein, giving the protein MTPVLTKPVRKVFITGGAGFIGSQMAETYLAEGCDVVCFDNLILGRREFLKPALENPRFKFVEADLLDLDRVTDELKAFELGADDLVVHLAANSDISQGAEKSDVDLKNGTIATFNLLEAMRRSGARNILFASTSAIYGEAKTKPTPEDYGPLFPISFYGASKLACEALVSAFVHNCHMRAVVFRFANIVGPRSTHGAIHDFVARLLKSSVSLKVLGNGTQKKSYLHVTDCIAGMKFAWQHCAGMHKGEFFECFNLASEGVSNVRFLATAVAEEFAKQQRLSMVPKLEFGEGDRGWVGDVPFTWLDGKRLESLGWKARLESDEAVREAIRQIIEQKTKPQVQG; this is encoded by the coding sequence ATGACACCGGTATTAACTAAACCAGTGCGAAAAGTATTTATCACAGGTGGTGCGGGCTTCATCGGAAGCCAAATGGCAGAAACCTACCTCGCTGAAGGTTGTGATGTCGTTTGCTTTGACAACTTGATACTTGGTCGCCGTGAATTTTTAAAACCCGCTTTGGAGAATCCTCGATTCAAATTTGTCGAAGCGGATCTTCTTGATCTCGACCGAGTGACGGACGAACTGAAAGCGTTTGAACTGGGCGCGGACGATCTCGTCGTTCACTTGGCTGCGAACAGCGACATTTCACAAGGTGCAGAAAAATCGGACGTCGATCTAAAAAACGGAACTATTGCAACTTTCAATCTTCTCGAAGCCATGCGCAGATCAGGTGCTAGAAATATTTTGTTCGCGTCGACGTCTGCGATTTACGGTGAGGCAAAGACCAAGCCGACCCCAGAAGACTATGGTCCGCTGTTTCCGATTTCTTTTTATGGCGCAAGCAAACTTGCGTGCGAAGCACTGGTATCGGCCTTTGTGCACAACTGTCATATGCGGGCCGTGGTGTTTCGCTTTGCAAATATCGTAGGGCCTCGTTCGACCCACGGTGCGATCCATGACTTTGTCGCGAGGCTCCTAAAGTCCTCGGTCAGTCTGAAGGTGCTGGGAAATGGCACGCAGAAAAAATCTTATCTTCACGTTACAGATTGTATCGCAGGAATGAAATTTGCCTGGCAGCACTGCGCTGGCATGCACAAGGGTGAATTCTTTGAATGCTTCAACCTCGCTAGCGAAGGTGTTTCGAACGTTCGATTCTTAGCGACAGCCGTCGCTGAGGAGTTCGCTAAGCAACAGAGGCTTTCGATGGTTCCGAAACTCGAATTTGGTGAGGGCGATCGCGGTTGGGTAGGGGATGTTCCGTTTACGTGGCTCGATGGAAAGCGGTTAGAAAGCTTAGGCTGGAAAGCGCGCCTTGAAAGTGACGAAGCTGTTCGCGAAGCGATCAGGCAAATCATCGAACAAAAGACGAAGCCTCAGGTGCAGGGCTAA
- a CDS encoding deoxyribodipyrimidine photo-lyase, whose amino-acid sequence MAKVVMFWFRRDLRLEDNRGLSRALKLAEELNASVAPVFIFDKGILSELEDKDDARVGFIYKTIAAMKETLRAQGSDLFVWHDRPLDLWKSIAAKGLPLPDGSCAEILKVIANHDYEPRAIRRDDEARKELSAAGIDFETFKDQVIFDRNEVVKDDGKPYTVFTPFSKRWRMVFEDRRSSGIDELAPEACGIRFRHFLKVSDVPLPTLGEVGFTENRQIELPGVRVAASVLVDYGKNRNTPSLPGTTRLGLHLRFGTVSIRKLVRLAMELNADVWLSELIWREFFMQILFHFPHVDGLPFRREYEKIVWRNNESEFQAWCEGRTGYPIVDAGMRELNQTGFMHNRVRMIAGSFLTKHLLVDWRWGEAYFARKLLDFELSANNGNWQWVAGSGCDAAPYFRVFNPTLQAEKFDPDQRYIARWVPEFSAMDYPAPIVDHAIARARVLKAYEVLKK is encoded by the coding sequence ATGGCGAAAGTCGTAATGTTTTGGTTTCGGAGAGATCTTCGATTAGAGGACAATCGCGGTTTGTCTCGGGCGCTGAAGTTGGCCGAAGAGCTTAATGCATCGGTCGCCCCAGTGTTTATTTTCGACAAAGGAATTTTGTCGGAACTAGAAGACAAAGATGACGCTCGCGTCGGCTTCATTTACAAAACCATAGCTGCAATGAAAGAAACCCTTCGGGCTCAAGGATCGGACCTCTTTGTTTGGCATGATCGGCCTCTAGACCTGTGGAAATCGATAGCTGCCAAAGGGCTGCCTCTGCCCGATGGCAGTTGTGCTGAAATTCTAAAAGTCATCGCCAATCACGACTACGAACCGAGGGCGATCAGGCGCGACGATGAAGCGCGAAAAGAACTGTCCGCTGCGGGGATCGACTTTGAAACTTTTAAAGACCAAGTCATCTTCGACCGGAATGAGGTCGTTAAGGATGATGGCAAACCGTATACGGTATTTACTCCGTTCTCGAAGCGGTGGCGCATGGTTTTTGAGGACCGCCGTTCGAGTGGTATCGATGAGCTTGCGCCTGAAGCGTGCGGAATTCGCTTCCGACATTTCTTGAAGGTTTCCGACGTACCTCTTCCCACGCTGGGCGAAGTTGGATTTACAGAAAATAGGCAAATTGAGCTGCCAGGGGTGCGCGTCGCTGCTTCAGTACTCGTCGATTATGGGAAAAATCGAAATACTCCGTCGCTTCCGGGTACGACTCGCCTGGGACTTCATCTTCGTTTCGGGACGGTAAGTATTCGGAAGCTTGTTCGCTTGGCGATGGAACTTAACGCAGACGTTTGGCTGAGCGAATTGATCTGGCGTGAGTTCTTTATGCAGATTTTATTTCATTTTCCTCATGTGGACGGTCTTCCGTTTCGAAGGGAATACGAAAAGATCGTTTGGCGTAATAATGAATCGGAGTTTCAAGCTTGGTGCGAAGGTCGTACTGGTTACCCAATCGTTGACGCTGGAATGCGCGAGTTAAATCAAACCGGCTTTATGCACAACCGCGTACGAATGATCGCAGGAAGTTTTTTAACTAAACATTTGTTGGTGGATTGGCGATGGGGCGAGGCCTATTTCGCAAGGAAGCTTTTAGATTTTGAGCTTTCCGCTAACAACGGCAACTGGCAATGGGTTGCCGGCTCTGGATGCGATGCTGCGCCTTACTTCCGCGTTTTCAATCCCACTCTGCAGGCGGAAAAGTTTGACCCTGATCAGAGGTACATCGCCAGATGGGTGCCAGAATTTTCAGCTATGGATTATCCAGCGCCGATCGTGGACCACGCCATTGCCAGAGCGCGAGTACTAAAAGCCTATGAAGTCTTAAAAAAGTAA
- a CDS encoding RNA methyltransferase — MAPYGGTGSSYTADEILRHLAPRLTAERWAKIQKVVASRTCDVSAVLENIYDRGNTSAVMRSAEAMGFQNIHLIEPGDRFKEANRVTAGADKWLDVIRFRETPDAVEHLKARGYKVLATHLDAGAKPLESLDLTGPLAIVFGNEKDGISPEMQKLADATVILPMRGFVQSYNISVAAAIAFQAISAVRSRAGLSGTLAETERRILEAHYVLRTLDNPADLLKRLV; from the coding sequence ATGGCTCCGTATGGCGGCACAGGTTCGTCTTACACGGCCGACGAAATCCTTCGCCACTTGGCTCCGCGATTAACTGCCGAACGCTGGGCAAAAATTCAAAAAGTTGTCGCAAGTCGAACATGTGATGTTTCTGCAGTTCTTGAAAACATTTACGACCGTGGCAACACATCGGCGGTCATGCGCTCGGCGGAGGCCATGGGGTTTCAAAATATTCATTTGATTGAACCCGGTGATCGCTTCAAAGAAGCCAATCGTGTGACAGCGGGCGCCGACAAATGGTTGGACGTCATTCGCTTCCGCGAAACGCCCGATGCCGTGGAGCACCTGAAGGCAAGAGGGTACAAAGTGCTCGCGACTCATCTAGATGCCGGAGCAAAGCCGCTTGAAAGTTTAGACCTCACGGGTCCCCTTGCCATCGTCTTTGGAAATGAAAAAGACGGAATCTCGCCAGAGATGCAGAAGCTTGCCGACGCGACAGTCATTTTACCAATGCGCGGCTTTGTGCAAAGTTACAATATTTCGGTTGCTGCCGCGATTGCATTTCAGGCGATCTCCGCTGTGAGGTCACGAGCTGGGCTTTCCGGCACGTTAGCAGAAACCGAGCGTCGAATTTTAGAGGCGCATTACGTGTTGCGAACTTTGGATAATCCAGCCGACTTGCTGAAGCGCCTAGTTTGA
- a CDS encoding AarF/ABC1/UbiB kinase family protein, with the protein MAKRKIRANDDAPKGSIDSDTIQNIRTGLFVRSLALARLAMSSSRDLLTAKSWEASQTDPELQRRIEAQATEIAKELGSLKGSVMKVGQLLSMFGEHFLPPQVNSILKTLQCNSPSVEWKCLENMVREELGPKYDDLEIDPSAFSAASIGQVHRAKVKDTGKLLALKIQYPGVEKAIENDIRALKTLLMFAPGIPKGERMALLLAEIDEMLKREVDYRSEANSYVAFRDLLADDKRFYIPSIAKDFSTAKILAIELVNGHRFDSETVLGLSQDRRNRLGQALLELYLRELFQFGQVQTDAHIGNFLVRLRGEPNVDGKINECDQIVLLDYGAVRTFSPEFLNQYAKLIHGALTHDTAMVAEAGSEIGFLKACDTPMVLHEFYIFCRLVVEPFQDTSAAYSWQGNDLPQRLANQLTRVIQAREFRAPPREVLFLDRKSTGLYVLLSKIGAKTQTQDHVRDAIKRRLSQSSGQSKV; encoded by the coding sequence ATGGCGAAAAGAAAAATCAGAGCAAATGATGACGCTCCAAAGGGATCGATCGATTCCGATACAATTCAAAACATACGGACTGGTTTGTTCGTACGTTCGCTGGCACTTGCGCGGCTGGCGATGTCTTCTTCGCGCGACTTGTTGACCGCAAAATCATGGGAAGCAAGCCAGACCGACCCAGAGCTACAGAGACGAATCGAAGCACAGGCAACCGAAATCGCGAAAGAACTGGGGTCGCTGAAGGGTTCGGTTATGAAGGTCGGCCAGCTGCTTTCGATGTTTGGCGAGCACTTTCTTCCGCCACAAGTTAATTCCATTCTTAAGACGCTACAATGCAACTCACCTTCGGTTGAGTGGAAGTGCCTCGAAAACATGGTTCGCGAAGAACTCGGACCAAAGTACGACGATCTAGAAATTGATCCGTCGGCATTTTCTGCTGCTTCGATCGGGCAAGTACATCGCGCCAAAGTGAAAGACACAGGGAAGTTACTGGCACTGAAAATCCAGTATCCTGGAGTTGAGAAGGCCATCGAAAATGACATCCGTGCACTGAAGACTTTGCTGATGTTCGCCCCCGGGATCCCTAAAGGCGAGCGCATGGCCCTGCTTCTGGCTGAAATCGACGAGATGTTAAAACGTGAAGTCGACTATCGCAGCGAAGCCAACAGCTATGTCGCGTTTCGGGATCTGCTGGCCGATGACAAACGCTTCTATATTCCTTCGATCGCAAAAGATTTTTCGACTGCAAAGATTCTCGCGATCGAACTTGTGAACGGACACAGGTTTGACTCCGAAACCGTGCTAGGTCTTTCTCAAGACCGCAGAAATCGCCTGGGTCAGGCTCTGCTGGAACTTTACCTGCGCGAGCTCTTTCAGTTTGGGCAAGTTCAAACAGACGCGCACATCGGAAACTTTCTTGTACGGCTTAGAGGTGAACCAAATGTAGATGGAAAAATAAACGAATGTGACCAAATTGTTTTGCTGGATTACGGCGCTGTTCGCACATTCTCGCCTGAGTTCTTAAATCAATATGCTAAACTGATTCATGGGGCGCTCACCCACGACACCGCCATGGTCGCGGAAGCTGGGTCAGAAATAGGATTTCTGAAGGCCTGCGACACGCCGATGGTTCTTCACGAGTTTTATATATTTTGTCGGCTTGTAGTTGAGCCTTTTCAAGACACAAGCGCCGCGTATTCCTGGCAAGGCAACGATCTGCCCCAGCGCCTCGCCAACCAATTGACTCGTGTGATCCAAGCTCGCGAGTTTCGCGCCCCGCCAAGAGAAGTGCTTTTTCTAGATCGCAAATCGACGGGACTTTACGTTCTGTTAAGTAAAATTGGGGCAAAGACTCAGACACAGGACCATGTCCGCGACGCAATCAAACGTCGGCTTTCCCAGTCTTCCGGACAGTCCAAGGTCTGA
- a CDS encoding glycosyltransferase yields the protein MKRQFGGMRIGLLHESDLPPRTYGGIERIVVALTRAYLRRGHDVTVLCRSGDAGKIAENPEDAKSGRLKIHQLPSDYLNRPPKEWLPKLDFLHSHQPLRFNGSDEFRPPMPFLVTIHGNGSVQENYWKNTAFLSESHAANHQAKYFVYNGVDPTRYTYQEKKEDYFVFLARTTWRVKNVKTAIAWANDLGVRLEIMGGSGVSRGNIHYNGLVNEPEKVKLLAGARALVYPTNWNEPCAGAPLEALACGTPVIATGNGCMPELVRPGTGVICNTYREFLEAAEKVKSVRPADCRKAVEEFFSDDRMTDDYLKLMEKVIALGDLDHEPSFAPKPQAVTLLYKPTLLNRLQVALTGKV from the coding sequence TTGAAAAGGCAGTTTGGCGGCATGCGCATTGGGCTGCTTCATGAATCCGACCTACCCCCCCGAACTTACGGGGGAATTGAAAGAATTGTCGTCGCTCTAACGAGAGCCTATTTGAGGCGCGGTCACGATGTGACGGTCCTTTGTCGATCCGGTGATGCCGGTAAAATTGCGGAAAACCCCGAAGACGCGAAATCAGGGCGACTAAAAATCCACCAGCTGCCTTCCGACTATCTGAATCGTCCTCCAAAAGAGTGGCTCCCGAAGCTCGATTTCCTTCATTCTCATCAGCCACTTCGTTTCAACGGAAGCGATGAGTTTCGGCCACCGATGCCGTTTCTCGTGACCATTCATGGAAACGGAAGTGTGCAGGAAAACTATTGGAAGAACACGGCGTTCTTAAGCGAATCCCATGCGGCCAATCACCAAGCGAAATATTTTGTTTATAATGGCGTGGACCCGACTCGCTACACCTATCAAGAAAAAAAAGAAGATTACTTCGTGTTCCTCGCGCGCACCACTTGGCGGGTGAAGAATGTGAAAACGGCGATCGCTTGGGCAAATGATCTCGGTGTTCGTTTAGAAATCATGGGCGGAAGTGGAGTCTCTCGCGGCAATATCCACTACAACGGCCTTGTCAACGAGCCAGAAAAAGTAAAGCTACTAGCCGGCGCAAGGGCGTTGGTTTACCCAACGAACTGGAATGAACCATGTGCCGGCGCACCACTAGAGGCCCTGGCTTGCGGTACACCCGTCATCGCGACTGGCAATGGTTGTATGCCGGAACTTGTTCGTCCTGGGACCGGAGTGATCTGCAACACCTATCGGGAATTTCTTGAAGCTGCAGAAAAAGTAAAATCTGTGCGCCCGGCCGATTGCCGAAAAGCTGTCGAAGAATTCTTTAGCGATGATCGCATGACCGATGACTATTTGAAGTTGATGGAAAAAGTCATTGCGCTGGGGGATCTCGATCATGAACCTTCGTTTGCTCCAAAGCCGCAAGCGGTAACGCTTTTGTACAAGCCGACACTTTTAAATCGCCTTCAGGTCGCACTGACGGGAAAGGTCTAG
- a CDS encoding TIGR01777 family oxidoreductase, with amino-acid sequence MKVLITGATGLIGSELGRVLALRGDQITALVRDPIRVQASLPFPAMLVKWAADEPMSDEVRAALLSVDAIVHLAGEPVADGRWTDERKKRIRESRINGTASLVGALKEAGSRSSVKVFVHGSAIGIYGNRGDEILDHQSSRGSGFLADVVAAWEAELDVLSTEKEIRTVTLRTSVVLARHGGALKKMLPIFRNGLGARLGLSGDQWMSWIHLDDMIRLLIHAIDSSKVAGVIEAAAPQPVRNKDFTTSFCEGLDVLQGPPVPEFALKLLYGEMASVLFDSQRVVPTATKATGFEFHFQEIGVALADLLAPLRDQTHELLAEQWVPVSVDKVWPYFCDEKNLEELTPPLLSFQVLGKSTDRMQEGTLIDYRLSLNGIPFSWQTRIEDWVPGKRFVDNQLKGPYSLWHHTHEFLPMAGGTLLRDRVFYRLPMGILGNVAAGWKVVRDVDTIFKYRRKVIHEKFGKL; translated from the coding sequence TTGAAGGTTTTGATCACGGGAGCAACGGGACTTATCGGCTCGGAACTTGGGAGGGTCCTGGCGCTGCGAGGTGATCAAATCACAGCGTTGGTTCGAGATCCTATTCGCGTTCAAGCATCGCTTCCTTTTCCCGCCATGCTTGTGAAATGGGCGGCAGATGAACCTATGTCAGACGAAGTGCGAGCGGCACTTTTATCTGTCGACGCGATTGTGCATCTAGCAGGAGAGCCGGTTGCGGATGGGCGCTGGACCGATGAACGAAAAAAAAGAATTCGCGAATCCAGAATTAACGGCACGGCTTCGCTTGTCGGCGCACTTAAGGAGGCTGGAAGTCGATCGTCTGTAAAAGTTTTCGTGCATGGCTCGGCAATTGGCATCTATGGAAATCGCGGGGACGAAATTTTGGATCACCAGTCGTCCCGAGGAAGCGGATTTTTGGCTGATGTTGTGGCGGCCTGGGAAGCCGAGCTCGATGTCCTTAGTACTGAAAAAGAAATCCGAACGGTGACGTTAAGAACCAGCGTTGTGCTTGCTCGGCACGGCGGTGCACTAAAAAAAATGCTACCGATTTTCCGAAACGGTTTGGGGGCAAGGCTTGGTCTCAGCGGCGATCAGTGGATGTCTTGGATCCATCTGGACGACATGATTCGTCTTCTCATTCATGCGATTGATTCTTCGAAAGTTGCGGGAGTGATCGAGGCCGCGGCGCCTCAGCCAGTAAGAAACAAGGACTTTACGACTAGTTTTTGCGAAGGTCTTGATGTCTTGCAGGGGCCTCCAGTTCCTGAGTTTGCGCTAAAGCTTTTGTACGGCGAGATGGCAAGTGTGCTGTTTGATTCTCAACGAGTCGTCCCAACTGCGACAAAAGCAACGGGCTTTGAATTTCATTTCCAGGAAATCGGCGTGGCCCTTGCCGATCTCTTGGCCCCACTTCGGGATCAGACGCACGAATTGTTGGCAGAACAATGGGTGCCGGTGTCGGTTGACAAAGTTTGGCCCTACTTCTGTGACGAAAAAAACCTCGAGGAACTGACACCGCCCCTATTAAGTTTTCAGGTTTTGGGAAAGTCGACCGACCGAATGCAAGAGGGTACGCTGATCGACTATCGTCTAAGTTTGAACGGGATTCCATTTAGCTGGCAGACGAGGATTGAGGACTGGGTGCCAGGAAAACGTTTTGTCGATAACCAGCTAAAGGGGCCCTATTCTTTGTGGCACCACACTCATGAATTTCTACCGATGGCAGGCGGAACTTTACTTCGCGACCGAGTCTTTTACCGCTTGCCAATGGGAATCCTAGGGAATGTGGCGGCCGGATGGAAAGTCGTGCGGGACGTCGACACGATTTTTAAGTATCGGCGGAAAGTAATCCATGAGAAATTCGGAAAATTATGA